Proteins encoded together in one Lathyrus oleraceus cultivar Zhongwan6 chromosome 5, CAAS_Psat_ZW6_1.0, whole genome shotgun sequence window:
- the LOC127086783 gene encoding beta-amylase, whose protein sequence is MRMTINTFEVHERYFQQGRMGIRVERARKPNSKTKQAFKFDVIHRASLKKQRSVSVTASKAAIAEPAEAPIVQTYENPMLANYVPVYVMLQLGVIADDNVLADRAGLEKQLKELRAAGVDGVMVDVWWGIVESKGPQQYDWSGYRSLFQLVQDCKLKLQAIMSFHQCGGNVGDSVFIPLPKWVLEVGESDPDIFYTNRTGIRNKECISLGVDDKPFFNGRTPIQMYRDYMKSFRENMADFLESELLIDIEVGLGPAGELRYPSYSDCLEWKFPGIGEFNCYDKYLQADFKEAATKAGHPEWELPDNAGLCNDIPESTEFFRSKGTYQTEKGKFFLTWYSNKLLTHGDDILDEANKIFLGCKVKLAAKIAGIHWWYKTESHATELTSGYYNLCDRDGYRPIARMFSRHNAILNFTCLEMRNSEQPEEAKSCAQELVQQVLSGGWRENLEVAGENALPRYDTEGYNQILLNARPNGVNKKGPPKLRMYGVTYLRLTEELFQKQNFDIFKTFVKKMHADQDYCPDPEKYYHYTVPMERSKPNIPLEILLEATKSVKSYPWSEVTDMSVSETSGFFADIIAMILSVFRRNRN, encoded by the exons ATGAGGATGACGATTAATACCTTCGAGGTTCACGAAAGGTATTTTCAACAGGGAAGAATGGGTATACGTGTGGAAAGAGCAAGGAAGCCAAATTCAAAGACAAAACAAGCTTTCAAATTTGATGTTATTCATCGTGCTTCCCTCAAGAAACAACGTTCTGTGTCTGTGACAGCATCCAAAGCTGCCATTGCTGAACCTGCAGAG GCACCAATTGTTCAAACATACGAAAATCCAATGCTGGCAAATTATGTTCCTGTATATGTGATGCTCCAA CTAGGAGTGATTGCAGATGACAATGTCTTGGCGGATAGAGCAGGACTCGAGAAACAGCTGAAGGAGCTACGTGCAGCAGGTGTTGACGGAGTTATGGTTGATGTCTGGTGGGGTATAGTAGAATCAAAGGGTCCTCAGCAGTATGATTGGTCGGGTTACAGGTCGTTGTTTCAACTCGTTCAGGATTGCAAACTGAAATTACAAGCTATAATGTCATTTCATCAATGTGGAGGGAATGTTGGAGATTCTGTTTTCATTCCATTACCTAAATGGGTTCTTGAAGTTGGTGAATCAGATCCTGATATTTTTTACACCAACCGTACAGGAATTCGGAACAAGGAATGTATTTCACTTGGTGTCGATGATAAACCTTTCTTTAATGGAAGAACTCCCATTCAGATGTATAGGGACTATATGAAGAGTTTTAGAGAGAATATGGCAGATTTCTTAGAATCTGAGCTACTGATAGATATTGAAGTAGGACTTGGCCCTGCTGGAGAACTCAGATATCCTTCTTATTCAGACTGTCTAGAATGGAAATTTCCTGGTATCGGAGAATTTAAC TGCTATGATAAATATCTTCAAGCTGATTTCAAAGAGGCTGCAACAAAGGCAGGCCATCCTGAATGGGAGCTGCCGGATAATGCAGGGCTATGTAATGACATACCTGAATCTACCGAATTTTTCAGATCAAAGGGAACTTATCAAACAGAGAAAGGGAAATTTTTTCTTACCTGGTATTCCAACAAGTTGCTGACACATGGTGATGATATCTTGGATGAAGCCAACAAAATATTCCTAGGTTGCAAAGTGAAGTTAGCGGCAAAA ATTGCTGGAATCCACTGGTGGTATAAAACTGAGAGCCATGCTACGGAGCTGACTTCAGGATATTACAACTTATGCGATAGAGATGGATACCGTCCCATAGCAAGGATGTTCTCCAGACAtaatgccattttgaatttcacATGTCTTGAGATGAGAAATTCGGAGCAACCAGAAGAAGCCAAAAGTTGTGCCCAGGAACTTGTTCAGCAG GTTCTGAGTGGAGGATGGAGAGAGAATCTTGAAGTAGCCGGAGAAAATGCACTTCCGAGGTATGACACTGAAGGTTACAACCAAATCCTTCTAAATGCTAGACCCAATGGTGTTAACAAAAAGGGCCCTCCAAAACTAAGAATGTATGGAGTCACATACCTACGTTTGACAGAAGAATTATTCCAGAAACAAAATTTTGATATATTCAAAACCTTTGTGAAAAAGATGCACGCCGATCAG GATTATTGTCCGGACCCAGAGAAATACTATCATTACACAGTTCCTATGGAAAGGTCAAAACCAAATATTCCATTGGAGATTCTTCTTGAAGCAACGAAATCAGTGAAGTCATATCCATGGTCTGAAGTAACAGACATGAGTGTTAGTGAAACTAGTGGATTTTTCGCTGATATAATAGCAATGATCTTGTCTGTGTTTAGGAGAAACCGAAACTGA